The sequence GGAAGATCGACCTGGCGATCGGGGCGTTGCCAACCAAGATGAGTGGGTTGAAGTACATACATCTGTACATCGAGCAACACTGGCTTTACTGCAGCGATAGGCATCCGTTGTCCAAGGAAGCGGAAGTCGATGCTGACAGGGTTCGCCAGTACGCGCTCATCAATAGAGGGTACTGGTCAAGTTCAGAGATTCTGAAGCATGGCTTCAAGGAGTGTTCCGCGACAGTGGAAAGCATGGAGGCAGCGCTCATTCTTGCGCTGTCCGGCAGCTACATTGGGTATCTCCCCGATCACCTGGCACGTAGCTGGGAGACAGAAGGGCGCCTGTTGAGATTGCTTCCGGAAAGCTTCGGATATCAGGCGGAGTTCTCATTGATAATCAAGAATGGAAGATTGCGCGAGCCATTGATCCAGGCGTTCAGGGATGAGATGGGGCGACTTTACAACAGGGAGATCCGGTAATTCCCGTTGTCGGGGCTTTGGTGAAATTCCGGAGCCAGCTTCGACGACCAGGCGCAGACATTCCCGCACACCAAAAAAGCCGCCAGTGTGTCGGCGGCGAGGTCGCAAGCTTGTGGCCTTTGAGTAAGTCACGGCTCCTACGGCGGTGCATCGTGCATGGGAAATCGCGGTAGGGTGCGCCGCGCGCACCGCCTCGTGCTGCTCGGTCTTCTGGCTCAGCATGCGCTGGGCGATGCGGGTGTCATGGAAGAAACGCTCGTAGCGTTCGGCATGGTCCTGCCGGCCGCCTACAGCGACAGCACGCCGCTATACAAGCTATAGGCGGCTAAACCCGCTGCGACGACGACGCAGGCAAAGATTCCCTTTTCGATATGCGTGAACAGCGGCTCGCCTTGCTCACGTTTTGCCTTGGCGAACAGCACCACGCCCGGCGCATAGAGCAAGGCGGATAGCAGCAGGTACTTAACCCCACCGGCATACAACAGCCAGATTGCATAGGCGAGTGCGACGCCGCTGATGAGCAGATCCCTGGTGCGTTCTGTCCCGGACTGCTCGTAGGTTTCGCCACGTTGGGTCAGCAGCAGCGCGTAGGCCGCCGACCATAGGTACGGCACCATGATCATCGACGAGGCAAGGTAGATCAGGCTGGTGTAAGTGCCTTCAGAAAACAGCGTGATCAACAGGAAAAGCTGAATCATTACATTGGTCAGCCATAGCGCATTGACCGGCACATGGTTGGCGTTTTCCTTTCTGAGAAACGCCGGCATGGTCTTGTCCTTGGCGGTGGCGAACAGGATTTCCGCGCACAGGAGCGCCCAGGACAACAAGGCGCCGAGCAATGAAATGGCCAGGCCGAGGCTGATGAACAACGCCCCCCACGGACCGACGATACGTTCGAGCACCCCCGCCAGCGATGGGTTCTGCAGGGCGGCCAGTTCCGGTTGGCTCATGATCCCGAGCGACAGCAGGTTCACCAGCACCAGCAGCGCCAATACGCCGAGGAAACCGATAACCGTGGCGCGGCCGACGTCGGCCCGCTTCTCGGCCCTGGCCGAATAGACACTGGCGCCTTCGATGCCGATGAACACGAACACCGTCACCAGCATCATGTTGCGCACCTGATCCATCACGCCGTTGAAGTCCGGGTTGCTGCGCCCCCAGATATCGCGGGTGAAAATGTCCGCATCGAAGGCCACCGCGGCAATCGCGATGAAGGTGACCAGGGGCACCACCTTGGCCACGGTGGTCAGCTGATTGATGAACGCCGCTTCCTTGATCCCACGCAGCACCAGAAAGTGCACGCACCACAGCAGCACCGACGCGCAGGCGATGGCGATGGGCGTGTTGCCTTGGCCGAATACCGGGAAGAAAAAGCCGAGGGTACTGAACAGCAGGACGAAGTAGCCGACATTGCCCAGCCAGGCACTGATCCAGTAGCCCCATGCAGAAGAAAAGCCCATGTAGTCGCCAAACCCGGCCTTGGCGTAGGCATACACCCCGGAGTTGAGCTCCGGCTTGCGGTTCGCCAGCGTCTGGAATACGAACGCCAGGGTCAGCATGCCCACCGCGGTGATCACCCAGCCGATGATCACGGCCCCGGCATCGGCGCGCGCGGCCATGTTCTGCGGCAGGGAAAAAATCCCGCCACCGATCATCGACCCCACGACCAGGGCAATCAATGCGCCCAAACGAAGCTTCTGTGTCGGTTCTGACATTCTCGCGTCTCCTTGGTCGGCGCATGTCTCTCTACGAGGCCGCAACACCCTGATTTAACCAAGCACAGAAAGTTGAAAGCTGCTGGTGAAACGCTCGGAAATCGCGGCAAGGAGTTGCCCAGGGCGACGGCCTGCAAGGCTCATCCTTCAACTACGGCTTTGGCGCCCACACCGACCTGGAGTGGATCGAAGCCGCCGCCGACGTGATCCAGCACGCGCGCCTCACCGTGCTGCTGTTGCCCGGCATCGGCACAGTGCACGACCTGAAAGCCGCCTTTGATGCCGGCGCTCGCAGCGTGCGGGTGGCCACTCACTGCACCGAGGCGGATGTGTCCAGGCAGCACATCGAATACGCCCGTTCGCTGGGCATGGACACCGTGGGCTTCCTGATGATGAGCCACATGATCCCGGCCGAAGAGCTGGCCGCCCAGGGCAAGCTGATGGAAAACTATGGCGCCCAGTGCATCTACATGGCCGACTCCGGCGGCGCGATGAACATGCAGGACATCCGCGAGCGCATGCGTGCCTTCAAGGCGGTGCTGAAGCCGGAAACCCAGACCGGCATGCACGCCCACCACAACCTCAGCCTCGGCGTGGCCAACTCCCTGGTCGCGGTGGAGGAGGGCTGCGACCGCATCGACGCCAGCCTGGCGGGGATGGGCGCGGGTGCCGGTAATGCGCCGCTGGAGGTGTTCATCGCCGCCGCCGAACGCCTGGGCTGGAACCACGGCACCGACCTCTACCGCCTGATGGAAGCCGCCGACGACCTGGTGCGCCCGCTACAGGACCGCCCGGTGCGGGTCGACCGCGAGACCTTGGGCCTGGGTTATGCGGGGGTGTATTCGAGCTTCCTGCGCCATGCCGAAGTGGCGGCGGCCAAGTACGGCCTGAAGACCCTGGACATCCTGGTGGAGCTGGGCAAACGGCGGATGGTTGGTGGCCAGGAGGACATGATCGTCGACGTGGCCCTGGACCTGCTGGCTCGCCGCGCCTGAGGGCGGCAGGACGCTGTGGGGGCGAATTCATTCGCCAAGGGCGGCGAAGCTGCCCCCTTCAGTTCCGCTGGGCAGGCCTTCGGCCTGCTTGGCGATTGAAATCGCCCCCACAAAGAATCAGCGCGACCCCTTAGCCCCGCCCGGCGAACACCTGCGTGGCGCCCTGCACCTTGTTGGTGTACCAGATCACCCGGCTCACGCCACGGGTAATGGCCACATAGGCCAGGCGCAGGCTTTCATCCGCCATGGCCTGGTCGTAGCTGTTGCGGAAGAACCCGGAGCGGGCGTAGAGCGCGTTGCGCAGCGGGTGTTTTTCCGGCGGGGCGCAGTCGTCGACGATGATCGCCACCTCCGCTTGCAGCCCCTTGGCGCGGTGGATGCTGTAGGCGCGCACCGGCAGCGCCGGATCGAGCTGGGCCTGGATCTGCCGCAGTGGTTCGTTGCGCCGGGACAGCAGCAGGACCGCGTTGCGGTCGGCATTGGCGCGGGTGGCCACATGGGCGCATTGGGCCTGGATGTCCTTCACCAGCTCCGGCAGGCGGGCCTTGAGGTCGAAGCGGGACACCAGCTTCACGCCGTGGTCGCCCGGTTGCATGGCCTTGAAGGCCTTGCTCGCCTTGGCCTGTTTGAAGGCCACGCCGGCCAGCACCGCCTCGCCGTCGCGCAGTACGGGTTCGATGGAGCGGTAGTTGGTTTCCAGCGTCAGCACCGCGCTTTTGCGGGTCTTGCCCTTGCTGGGGAAGTGCCGGTCGAAGTCCATGAACAGTTCCGGCGAGCTGCCGCGCCAGCCGTAGATGGACTGCCAGTCGTCGCCGATGGCCATCAGGCTCACCGCCGCGCCCTGGCGTGCCAGGGCACGGTGCAGCGCCTGGAGCCACTGGACGATCTGCGGCGAGATGTCCTGGAACTCGTCGATCAGCAAGTGGCTGAAGGGCGCCAGGGCATCGCCGGCAGCGCCGTCGCCCTTGGCCAGCACGTCGCCCAGGCGCTGGAACGCGCCGTTGAAGGTCATCAGCCCTTGTTGCTGCAGCAGGGCCTCGAACTGCGACCAGAAGCGCACCAGGGCTTCGGCGAACAGTCGCTCGCGCGCCGAGCAGGCCAGCTCGCGGGGTTTCAGCCGGGCCGGAGGCAGGCCGATGCTCTCCATGAACCCGGCCTGCTGGTAGAAGGACTCGAACAACGGCAAGGGGGTGAACTCGCCGGCCAGCTTGAAACCGTCCAGCGGCGCCTTGGGAATCCGCTGTGGCTGGCCTTCGGCGGGGGCGGGCAGGGGCGGCAGGTCGAGCAGTTGGTGGACCCGCTCGCGGAATGCGGCGTCCTCGGCATAGCAGGCCTGGTAGGCCTGTTGCAGCACGCGCTGCTGGGCCGGGCGCAGACGGCCAGCGAGCAGAGGGTTGTCCAGCTCGCCCGCGGCGGCCTCGTCCAGCTGCTCGAACCAGCGCGGGTTGCCCAGCAGGTCCTTGGCCAGGGTGCCCATGGCCGAGTGGAAGGTGCGCACGCACTGGCGTGCCTGGGCCGCGTCGAAGGGGAACTGCCAGAAGGCCAGGACCTTCAGCAACTGCTCGCGCAGCTGGGCGCAGGAGGCGTTGGTGAAGGAAATCACCGTGAGCCGCTCCGGCGTCACGCCCATGTGGCAGAGCATGAACACCACCCGCAACACCAGGGTGGTGGACTTGCCGGAACCGGCGCCGGCGAAGATGCGGGTGAGCGGGGCACGGCCGAGGATCATCGCCCACTGCTCATCGGAAGGCGGGCTGACCACGCCGGCGGCCACCGCCTGGGCCACGCGCTCGCGCATGGCTTGCAGCTGGGCATCGGTGGCCTTCATCCGGGCGCCGGCGTAGATGCCGTCATCGGCAGGTTTGTCGGGCTTCGCGGGGCCATCGCCGGCGGCGGCCTTCTTGCTGCCGGGGGCTTTGGCCTTGCCGGCGTTGGCCGGCTTCTTCGCCCGTGGCGTGGGCTTGCGCAGTTGGGCGGCCGCTTCGCTCTCGGCACGCAGGTACTCGGTGGTACGCGGGAAGTAACGCGCCAGGGCACGTTTCATGGCAGACAACATTGGATCGATCCCTGTAACCACAACAAAGGGCGGGATTCTAAGCGCTTTTGCGTGAAGACTGGATGCTGGCGGATTGGTGCCAGGCCCCGTCGGTAGTCCGGATGAATTCCGCGGAACAACCCAACCACCGCTCCCGGATTGCATCCGGGCTACGGCTCTTCGCCTCAGGCCGGCGCGTGCTGCTGCCACCACTGGTGGATGGCGCTGGCCAGCTCGCCCACCGACAGCTTGCCGTCGAGGACCAGGGTGAAGGGCTCGTCCAGGGGTTCTTCCAGGTCGGCGAACTGGCTGTCCAGCAGGCTGGTCGGCATGAAATGCCC is a genomic window of Pseudomonas resinovorans NBRC 106553 containing:
- a CDS encoding LysR family transcriptional regulator translates to MKESIYNIRLLRIFIAVARNKGFSAAQQELNMSTPAISSYMSQLEEQLGMQLCSRGRSGFSLTSKGQLILDEAQFLIGQIDNFENYVIELKGELRGTISVGILDSMLTDKQVNIVDLLGDFTSKNPKVHINLKMLSPFELQREVLEGKIDLAIGALPTKMSGLKYIHLYIEQHWLYCSDRHPLSKEAEVDADRVRQYALINRGYWSSSEILKHGFKECSATVESMEAALILALSGSYIGYLPDHLARSWETEGRLLRLLPESFGYQAEFSLIIKNGRLREPLIQAFRDEMGRLYNREIR
- the arcD gene encoding arginine-ornithine antiporter, with protein sequence MSEPTQKLRLGALIALVVGSMIGGGIFSLPQNMAARADAGAVIIGWVITAVGMLTLAFVFQTLANRKPELNSGVYAYAKAGFGDYMGFSSAWGYWISAWLGNVGYFVLLFSTLGFFFPVFGQGNTPIAIACASVLLWCVHFLVLRGIKEAAFINQLTTVAKVVPLVTFIAIAAVAFDADIFTRDIWGRSNPDFNGVMDQVRNMMLVTVFVFIGIEGASVYSARAEKRADVGRATVIGFLGVLALLVLVNLLSLGIMSQPELAALQNPSLAGVLERIVGPWGALFISLGLAISLLGALLSWALLCAEILFATAKDKTMPAFLRKENANHVPVNALWLTNVMIQLFLLITLFSEGTYTSLIYLASSMIMVPYLWSAAYALLLTQRGETYEQSGTERTRDLLISGVALAYAIWLLYAGGVKYLLLSALLYAPGVVLFAKAKREQGEPLFTHIEKGIFACVVVAAGLAAYSLYSGVLSL
- a CDS encoding DEAD/DEAH box helicase → MLSAMKRALARYFPRTTEYLRAESEAAAQLRKPTPRAKKPANAGKAKAPGSKKAAAGDGPAKPDKPADDGIYAGARMKATDAQLQAMRERVAQAVAAGVVSPPSDEQWAMILGRAPLTRIFAGAGSGKSTTLVLRVVFMLCHMGVTPERLTVISFTNASCAQLREQLLKVLAFWQFPFDAAQARQCVRTFHSAMGTLAKDLLGNPRWFEQLDEAAAGELDNPLLAGRLRPAQQRVLQQAYQACYAEDAAFRERVHQLLDLPPLPAPAEGQPQRIPKAPLDGFKLAGEFTPLPLFESFYQQAGFMESIGLPPARLKPRELACSARERLFAEALVRFWSQFEALLQQQGLMTFNGAFQRLGDVLAKGDGAAGDALAPFSHLLIDEFQDISPQIVQWLQALHRALARQGAAVSLMAIGDDWQSIYGWRGSSPELFMDFDRHFPSKGKTRKSAVLTLETNYRSIEPVLRDGEAVLAGVAFKQAKASKAFKAMQPGDHGVKLVSRFDLKARLPELVKDIQAQCAHVATRANADRNAVLLLSRRNEPLRQIQAQLDPALPVRAYSIHRAKGLQAEVAIIVDDCAPPEKHPLRNALYARSGFFRNSYDQAMADESLRLAYVAITRGVSRVIWYTNKVQGATQVFAGRG